Proteins encoded in a region of the Leifsonia sp. PS1209 genome:
- the efeU gene encoding iron uptake transporter permease EfeU, which translates to MFANYLIGLREGLEASLVVGILIAYVVKIGRRDVLSKLWVGVGIAVVVPLGLGALLTWGPYGLSFQAQEILGGTLSLVAVAFVTWMIFWMGKTARSMKSTLHSKLDSALVGAGWGVILLAMLSVGREGIETALFVWATVASVGGGWEPAVGALLGILTAAVLGFLLYRGMVKINLGTFFTWTGAFLILVAGGVLAYGIGDLQEAAVLPGAGVHAYDISGIIPSSSWYGTLLTGIVNFNPSPTWLQVFGWVAYVVIVSAFYLRQHRASATPVKRAPEETSPASTLSSTTAS; encoded by the coding sequence GTGTTCGCGAACTATCTGATCGGCCTCCGCGAAGGTCTCGAAGCCTCTCTCGTCGTCGGGATCCTGATCGCGTACGTGGTGAAGATCGGGCGCCGCGACGTGCTGTCCAAGCTCTGGGTCGGCGTCGGGATCGCCGTCGTCGTCCCGCTCGGGCTCGGCGCGCTGCTCACCTGGGGGCCGTACGGTCTCAGCTTCCAGGCGCAGGAGATCCTGGGCGGCACCCTCTCCCTCGTCGCCGTCGCGTTCGTGACCTGGATGATCTTCTGGATGGGCAAGACGGCCCGCAGCATGAAGTCGACCCTGCACTCCAAGCTCGATTCCGCCCTGGTCGGCGCCGGCTGGGGCGTGATCCTGCTCGCGATGCTCAGCGTCGGACGCGAGGGCATCGAGACGGCCCTGTTCGTCTGGGCGACCGTCGCCAGCGTCGGCGGCGGCTGGGAACCGGCCGTCGGGGCGCTGCTCGGCATCCTCACGGCCGCCGTGCTCGGCTTCCTGCTCTACCGCGGCATGGTCAAGATCAACCTCGGCACCTTCTTCACCTGGACGGGCGCGTTCCTCATCCTGGTCGCGGGCGGCGTGCTCGCATACGGCATCGGCGACCTGCAGGAAGCAGCCGTCCTTCCCGGCGCCGGGGTGCACGCGTACGACATCAGCGGCATCATCCCGTCGTCCAGCTGGTACGGCACCCTCCTCACCGGCATCGTCAACTTCAACCCGTCGCCCACCTGGCTGCAGGTGTTCGGCTGGGTCGCATACGTCGTGATCGTCTCCGCGTTCTACCTGCGGCAGCATCGCGCGTCGGCCACGCCGGTGAAGCGTGCCCCCGAGGAGACGTCCCCGGCCTCCACCCTTTCCAGCACCACCGCATCCTGA
- a CDS encoding citrate synthase, producing the protein MSYPGGTAEFPILPSVAGASSIDFSTLTKQTGLTSLDYGFVNTSATRSAITYIDGDAGILRYRGYPIEQVAKNSTFLEVAWLLIYGELPSQSELAEFDEKIRRHTLLHEDLRRFFSALPHDAHPMSVLSSAVSALSTFYQDSLSVHDPEQIELSTIRLLAKLPVIAAYAHKKSLGQAFLYPDNSLSFVDNFLRLNFGTLAEPYEVNPVVSKALERLLILHEDHEQNASTSTVRLVGSTQANLFASVSAGINALYGPLHGGANEAVLDMLAGIRDSGESVQKFVERVKNKEEGVKLMGFGHRVYKNFDPRARLVKESADEVLAALGVHDPLLDIAKELEEVALADQYFIDRKLYPNVDFYTGVIYKAMGFPTRMFTVLFAMGRLPGWIAHWREMNSDPATKIGRPQQLYTGSAERAWPTGR; encoded by the coding sequence CTGAGCTACCCGGGTGGCACGGCTGAATTCCCCATCCTGCCGAGCGTCGCCGGTGCGTCGAGCATCGACTTCTCGACGCTCACCAAGCAGACGGGGCTCACCAGCCTCGACTACGGCTTCGTGAACACGTCGGCCACGCGCTCGGCGATCACGTACATCGACGGCGACGCCGGCATCCTGCGCTACCGCGGGTACCCGATCGAGCAGGTCGCCAAGAACTCGACCTTCCTCGAGGTGGCCTGGCTGCTCATCTACGGCGAGCTTCCCAGCCAGAGCGAGCTCGCGGAGTTCGACGAGAAGATCCGTCGCCACACGCTGCTGCACGAGGACCTGCGCCGGTTCTTCTCGGCTCTGCCGCACGACGCGCACCCGATGTCCGTCCTGTCGAGCGCCGTCTCCGCGCTGTCGACGTTCTACCAGGATTCGCTCAGCGTGCACGATCCGGAGCAGATCGAGCTGTCCACCATCCGCCTGCTGGCCAAGCTGCCGGTGATCGCTGCGTACGCGCACAAGAAGAGTCTTGGTCAGGCGTTCCTCTACCCGGACAACTCGCTGAGCTTCGTCGACAACTTCCTGCGCCTCAACTTCGGCACGCTGGCCGAGCCGTACGAGGTCAACCCCGTCGTGTCCAAGGCGCTGGAGCGTCTGCTCATCCTGCACGAGGACCACGAGCAGAACGCGTCCACCTCGACGGTCCGCCTGGTCGGTTCGACGCAGGCCAACCTGTTCGCCTCGGTGTCCGCCGGGATCAACGCGCTGTACGGCCCGCTGCACGGCGGAGCCAACGAGGCCGTCCTCGACATGCTCGCGGGCATCCGCGACTCCGGCGAGAGCGTTCAGAAGTTCGTCGAGCGCGTGAAGAACAAAGAAGAGGGCGTGAAGCTGATGGGCTTCGGGCACCGCGTCTACAAGAACTTCGACCCGCGCGCCCGCCTGGTCAAGGAGTCCGCCGACGAGGTGCTGGCCGCCCTCGGCGTCCACGACCCGCTGCTCGACATCGCGAAGGAACTGGAAGAGGTCGCCCTGGCCGACCAGTACTTCATCGACCGCAAGCTCTACCCGAACGTGGACTTCTACACGGGCGTCATCTACAAGGCGATGGGCTTCCCCACCCGGATGTTCACCGTCCTGTTCGCGATGGGCCGCCTGCCGGGCTGGATCGCCCACTGGCGCGAGATGAACAGCGACCCGGCGACCAAGATCGGCCGCCCGCAGCAGCTGTACACGGGCTCCGCCGAGCGCGCCTGGCCCACAGGCCGCTAA
- the dapC gene encoding succinyldiaminopimelate transaminase: MALAELPDYPWDQMAPFAARAREHADGIVDLSIGSPVDATPDLIRRSLAEATDAHAYPQTVGTPALREAIVSWFARRRGVTGLTVDNVLPTIGSKELVAFLPFMLGLGEGDAVVHPQAAYPTYAIGAALAGAEAVACDDPALWPENTRLVWLNSPGNPDGRVLSVDELRAAVERARELGAYVASDECYAELGWDAPWDETPIPSVLDRRVIGDSRHNVIAVYSLSKQSNLAGYRAAFVAGCATVIGRLLTVRKHAGLMLPAPLQAAMVTALGDDEHVSVQRERYRARRDLLRPALEAAGFRIDRSEAGLYLWATEGRDAWDSIQRLADLGILAGPGVFYGDGSPQHVRLSLTATDERIAAAASRLRAVGDSL, from the coding sequence ATGGCTCTCGCCGAACTCCCCGACTACCCCTGGGACCAGATGGCGCCGTTCGCCGCCCGCGCCAGGGAGCACGCCGACGGCATCGTCGACCTCTCCATCGGCTCCCCGGTGGATGCGACCCCCGACCTGATCCGCCGCTCCCTCGCCGAGGCGACCGACGCGCACGCGTACCCGCAGACGGTCGGCACCCCGGCCCTGCGCGAGGCGATCGTCTCCTGGTTCGCGCGGCGCAGAGGCGTCACCGGCCTGACGGTCGACAATGTGCTCCCCACGATCGGCTCCAAGGAGCTGGTCGCGTTCCTGCCGTTCATGCTCGGCCTGGGGGAGGGCGACGCTGTCGTGCATCCACAGGCCGCGTACCCCACATACGCGATCGGGGCCGCTCTGGCCGGTGCCGAGGCCGTCGCCTGCGACGACCCTGCGCTGTGGCCGGAGAACACCCGGCTGGTCTGGCTGAACAGCCCGGGCAACCCGGATGGCCGCGTGCTGTCCGTCGACGAGCTGCGAGCCGCTGTCGAGCGGGCCAGGGAGCTGGGCGCATACGTCGCGAGCGACGAGTGCTACGCCGAGCTCGGCTGGGATGCTCCGTGGGACGAGACGCCCATCCCGAGCGTCCTCGACCGCCGGGTGATCGGCGACTCGCGCCACAACGTGATCGCCGTGTACTCGCTGAGCAAGCAGTCGAACCTCGCCGGCTACCGCGCCGCGTTCGTCGCGGGATGCGCGACCGTGATCGGCAGGCTGCTGACCGTGCGCAAGCACGCAGGACTCATGCTGCCCGCCCCGCTGCAGGCGGCGATGGTCACCGCGCTCGGCGACGACGAGCACGTCTCCGTGCAGCGCGAGCGCTACCGTGCGCGGCGCGACCTGTTGCGGCCAGCGCTCGAAGCCGCAGGCTTCCGCATCGACAGGAGCGAGGCCGGCCTCTACCTCTGGGCGACGGAGGGACGGGACGCGTGGGACAGCATCCAGCGCCTGGCCGACCTGGGCATCCTGGCCGGTCCCGGTGTCTTCTACGGCGACGGCTCTCCCCAGCACGTGCGGCTGTCGCTGACGGCGACGGACGAGCGGATCGCTGCGGCGGCGTCCCGCCTGCGGGCCGTTGGAGACAGTCTCTAA
- a CDS encoding DUF6113 family protein — translation MLSRIANYVLLFLVGAVVGAVGTVAHQATVTWGVPIPLGLIGSLAAYTALLVGLRLLGRNRIPTLVTAVGAILAILLFSQKSAGGSVLIPNNLLGQLWLAGPIVIAAIVLAWPDLSKSRRPAVAPAGTSTGGNGLS, via the coding sequence ATGCTCAGCCGGATCGCCAACTACGTGCTGCTCTTCCTCGTGGGAGCCGTGGTCGGCGCGGTCGGAACGGTGGCGCACCAGGCCACCGTCACCTGGGGCGTGCCCATCCCGCTCGGGCTGATCGGCTCGCTCGCCGCGTACACCGCGCTGCTGGTGGGGCTGCGGCTGCTCGGGCGCAACCGCATCCCGACCCTGGTGACCGCCGTCGGCGCGATCCTGGCCATCCTGCTGTTCTCGCAGAAGAGCGCGGGCGGTTCGGTGCTCATCCCGAACAACCTGCTCGGACAGCTCTGGCTCGCCGGTCCGATCGTGATTGCCGCCATCGTGCTCGCGTGGCCGGACCTGTCGAAGTCGCGGCGCCCGGCGGTCGCTCCTGCCGGAACAAGCACGGGCGGAAACGGCCTAAGCTAG
- a CDS encoding TetR/AcrR family transcriptional regulator, giving the protein MTELAGTAQDTGRPTQRSQAKADRRAALLDAAATLFSERGFNGVSIEDLGSAAGVSGPAVYRHFASKQAVLAALLVGVSERLLDGGTRVEDAADDPASALRALIVFHVDFAVTEPDTIRVQDRDLDSLPGEERRAVRRLQRRYIELWMRVLGRLHPSLSPDELRMRVQAAFGLINSTPHTARVGGTSVDAATVRPVLERMAWAGLNAH; this is encoded by the coding sequence ATGACGGAACTCGCAGGCACCGCGCAGGACACGGGCCGGCCCACCCAGCGCAGCCAGGCCAAGGCCGACCGGCGCGCCGCCCTGCTCGACGCGGCGGCCACCCTCTTCTCCGAACGCGGCTTCAACGGGGTCTCCATCGAAGACCTCGGCTCGGCCGCCGGAGTCAGCGGACCGGCGGTGTACCGGCACTTCGCGTCCAAGCAGGCCGTGCTCGCCGCGCTGCTCGTTGGCGTCAGCGAGCGCCTGCTCGACGGAGGCACCCGCGTCGAAGACGCAGCAGACGACCCGGCGAGCGCCCTGCGCGCCCTCATCGTCTTCCACGTCGACTTCGCCGTGACGGAACCGGACACCATCCGCGTGCAGGACCGCGACCTCGACTCCCTTCCAGGGGAGGAGCGCCGCGCCGTGCGCCGCCTGCAACGCCGCTACATCGAGCTCTGGATGCGCGTGCTCGGCCGCCTGCACCCCTCCCTCTCCCCCGACGAGCTCCGGATGCGCGTGCAGGCCGCGTTCGGTCTGATCAACTCCACCCCGCACACGGCCCGCGTCGGCGGCACCAGCGTGGATGCGGCGACGGTGCGGCCGGTGCTGGAGCGGATGGCCTGGGCGGGGCTGAACGCACACTGA
- the efeO gene encoding iron uptake system protein EfeO gives MPRSRSIGILAGTIGAATIAIALTGCVPNKAAADAEAISVTLNDEKCTVSTATAPSGAVTFQVTNTGSDVNEFEVLAEDKLRIAGEKENVGPGTTVNYVVQLAEGDYFTACKKGMVGSPTSYAKFTVTKGEKANVSASDSKQVSQAVTNYISYVKDQSGQLLTATQAFAKAYEAGDDATAKAQYPAARAFYERIEPTAEQFGDIDPAIDLREADLEAGQSWTGWHRIEKDLWAPAGFTPSDAAGRKVLGDQLVADTQKLYDLVYAKNFSLTIDQISNGAIGLMEEVSRSKITGEEETFSHTDLWDFQANVEGAQVAYGIVRDIAEGKGSTGKQVVAKLDTEFAAITKLLGQYKSGDGFVSYTDLSTSQVKELSDEVNALSEPLSQLTSIIVK, from the coding sequence ATGCCACGATCCCGCTCCATCGGCATCCTCGCCGGAACCATCGGCGCCGCCACCATCGCCATCGCCCTGACCGGCTGCGTGCCGAACAAGGCGGCCGCAGATGCCGAGGCGATCAGCGTCACCCTGAACGACGAGAAGTGCACGGTCTCCACCGCCACAGCGCCGAGCGGCGCCGTCACCTTCCAGGTGACCAACACCGGCAGCGACGTGAACGAGTTCGAGGTGCTCGCGGAGGACAAGCTGCGGATCGCTGGCGAGAAGGAGAACGTCGGACCGGGCACCACGGTCAACTACGTGGTCCAGCTCGCCGAGGGCGACTACTTCACCGCCTGCAAGAAGGGCATGGTCGGCAGCCCGACCTCCTACGCGAAGTTCACCGTCACCAAGGGCGAGAAGGCGAACGTCTCCGCCAGTGACAGCAAGCAGGTCTCGCAGGCCGTCACCAACTACATCTCGTACGTCAAGGACCAGAGCGGCCAGCTGCTCACGGCAACGCAGGCGTTCGCGAAGGCGTACGAGGCCGGAGACGACGCGACGGCCAAGGCCCAGTACCCCGCCGCCCGCGCGTTCTACGAGCGCATCGAGCCGACCGCCGAGCAGTTCGGCGACATCGACCCGGCCATCGACCTCCGCGAGGCGGACCTCGAAGCGGGTCAGAGCTGGACCGGCTGGCACCGGATCGAGAAGGACCTCTGGGCTCCCGCAGGCTTCACCCCGTCCGACGCGGCGGGAAGGAAGGTCCTCGGCGACCAGCTCGTCGCCGACACGCAGAAGCTCTACGACCTCGTCTACGCGAAGAACTTCAGCCTCACCATCGACCAGATCTCCAACGGCGCCATCGGCCTGATGGAGGAGGTCTCGCGCAGCAAGATCACCGGCGAGGAGGAGACCTTCTCGCACACCGACCTGTGGGACTTCCAGGCCAACGTCGAGGGCGCGCAGGTCGCATACGGCATCGTCCGCGACATCGCGGAGGGCAAGGGCTCCACCGGCAAGCAGGTGGTCGCGAAGCTCGACACCGAGTTCGCGGCGATCACGAAACTGCTCGGCCAGTACAAGTCCGGCGACGGGTTCGTCAGCTACACCGACCTGAGCACCTCCCAGGTCAAGGAGCTGTCCGACGAGGTCAACGCGCTCAGTGAGCCGCTCAGCCAGCTCACCTCGATCATCGTCAAGTAG
- the efeB gene encoding iron uptake transporter deferrochelatase/peroxidase subunit gives MTSETTGENVPAAEEAGRPGLSRRGLLGLAGAAVGAGVVGVGAGIAVDRALLGASTDASATYPFYGEHQAGITTPAQDRLHFATFDIAGDLDRAGLIELLQDWTTAAARMTQGRPAGKYGPASGPMDAPPDDTGEALDLPAGGLTLTFGFGPTLFETEDGRDRFGIASRRPAALVDLPHFPGDALQDALVGGDLCVQACSDDPQVAVHAIRNLSRIAFGRASIRWSQLGFGRTSSTSKSQTTPRNLFGFKDGTANIKSEDTTVVDDQVWAASDDGAEWMRGGSYLVARKIRMVIETWDRQQLGEQERIIGRDKGEGAPLSGGTEFSEPNFLAVSPTGGTKIDPDSHVRLAHPSTNGGAQLLRRGYNFVDGNDELGRLNAGLFFIAFQRDPRKQFIPIQSQLAKNDAMNEYLKHVGSGIFAVPGGAASGSYVGASLFA, from the coding sequence GTGACTTCGGAGACCACGGGCGAGAACGTGCCTGCAGCGGAGGAGGCCGGTCGGCCCGGCCTCTCCCGCCGCGGGCTGCTCGGGCTCGCCGGTGCGGCGGTCGGCGCCGGCGTCGTCGGTGTCGGCGCGGGCATCGCCGTGGACAGGGCGCTGCTCGGCGCATCCACCGACGCGTCGGCCACGTATCCCTTCTACGGAGAGCACCAGGCCGGGATCACCACGCCCGCGCAGGACAGGCTGCACTTCGCCACGTTCGACATCGCCGGCGACCTCGACCGCGCCGGGCTGATCGAGCTGCTGCAGGACTGGACCACCGCTGCTGCACGCATGACGCAGGGCCGCCCGGCCGGCAAGTACGGACCGGCCAGCGGGCCGATGGATGCGCCACCGGACGACACGGGAGAGGCCCTCGACCTGCCGGCCGGCGGGCTCACCCTCACCTTCGGGTTCGGCCCGACCCTGTTCGAGACGGAGGACGGGCGCGACCGCTTCGGCATCGCATCCCGTCGCCCTGCCGCCCTGGTCGACCTCCCGCATTTCCCCGGCGACGCCCTGCAAGACGCGCTCGTCGGCGGCGACCTGTGCGTCCAGGCGTGCAGCGACGACCCGCAGGTGGCGGTGCACGCCATCCGCAACCTGTCGAGGATCGCGTTCGGGCGCGCATCCATCCGGTGGTCGCAGCTCGGCTTCGGGCGCACGTCGTCCACGTCGAAGAGCCAGACCACGCCGCGCAACCTGTTCGGGTTCAAAGACGGCACGGCCAACATCAAGTCGGAGGACACCACGGTGGTCGACGACCAGGTGTGGGCGGCCTCGGACGACGGCGCAGAGTGGATGCGTGGAGGTTCGTACCTGGTGGCGCGCAAGATCCGCATGGTCATCGAGACCTGGGACAGGCAGCAGCTCGGCGAGCAGGAGCGCATCATCGGCCGCGACAAGGGCGAGGGAGCACCGCTGTCGGGCGGCACGGAGTTCAGCGAGCCGAACTTCCTGGCGGTCTCCCCCACCGGCGGCACCAAGATCGACCCGGACTCGCACGTGCGCCTCGCGCATCCGTCGACCAACGGCGGCGCGCAGCTGCTGCGGCGCGGCTACAACTTCGTGGACGGCAACGACGAGCTCGGCCGCCTGAATGCCGGGCTGTTCTTCATCGCGTTCCAGCGCGACCCCCGTAAGCAGTTCATCCCGATCCAGTCACAGCTGGCCAAGAACGACGCGATGAACGAATACCTGAAGCACGTCGGCTCCGGCATCTTCGCCGTGCCGGGCGGCGCCGCCTCCGGCTCCTACGTCGGCGCGTCCCTCTTCGCCTGA
- the fdxA gene encoding ferredoxin: MTYVIALPCVDVKDRACIDECPVDCIYEGERSLYIHPDECVDCGACEPVCPVEAIYYEDDLPEQWADYYKANVEFFDDIGSPGGAAKVGVIAKDHPVIAALPPQAH, encoded by the coding sequence GTGACCTACGTCATCGCCCTCCCCTGCGTCGACGTGAAAGACCGGGCCTGTATCGACGAATGCCCTGTCGATTGCATCTACGAGGGCGAACGGTCGCTCTACATCCACCCCGATGAGTGCGTCGACTGCGGCGCCTGCGAGCCGGTCTGCCCCGTCGAGGCGATCTACTACGAAGACGACCTGCCCGAGCAGTGGGCCGACTATTACAAGGCGAACGTCGAGTTCTTCGACGACATCGGCTCCCCGGGTGGAGCAGCCAAGGTCGGCGTCATCGCCAAGGACCACCCGGTCATCGCGGCCCTGCCCCCGCAGGCCCACTGA
- a CDS encoding penicillin acylase family protein → MGDDTPRLRRHHRVLRVIGIVVAVLLVLVVIAGGLGIWTVVRSFPQTSGMIDVPGLSSSVTVTRDDAGIPQIEASTADDLFRAQGYVHAQDRFWEMDFRRHVTSGRLAEMFGASQVPTDSFIRTLGWRTVAEQEVKLLDKTQLRYYQDYADGVNAYLARHSGAELSLEYAVLGLQNPGYTPEKWTPADSVAWLKAMAWDLRSNLEDEIDRALLSTKLSAQQIAQLHPGYPYSTHPTITAEGNGHPERTTSDAAADASDGTASDGAAGDSAAATPTTSASTATTSAYAPALTQLASSLESLPTLLGPAGSDIGSNSWVVSGAHTASGKPLLANDPHLGATMPSVWYQIGLHCRTVGPECPFDVAGFSFSGLPGVVIGHNNRIAWGFTNLGPDVADLYEEKVTGNTYEYDGQQVPLTIRKETIRVAGGKDVHLTVRSTRHGPIVTDLTDGFGIIAKDQAGKLGVPAQKFQLSLQWSALTPGPTAGAIFAFDTATDWTSFRAAAANFQVPSQNLIYADVDGNIGYQAPGSVPIRASGDGTVPVPGWTSAYGWTGTIPYDDLPSVYNPPSGVIVTANNAAVGPDFPHLITKDWEYGYRANQIQVRLDALIAAGTKITAADSAAIQADKYDANAATLVPIIRAIGDKADPSSGAYRAAQLLAGWNFHDDADSPAAAYFNVFWRTLLQDAFGRKLPASAPPVGGDRWFAVVQNLVKAEDSSWWVDKKLGTSSRDSMFEIVAEKAWTEAGRLMGSDQTRWRWDSIHTIELTNASFGESGIAPIEWLFNRGPYPVGGSSSVVDAVGWDASVGYQVDWVPSMRQVIDLSDFDKSTWINLTGASGHAFSPHYTDQTPLWQHNQTRPWPFSRAAVSAAADTTLTLRPATR, encoded by the coding sequence GTGGGCGACGACACACCCCGACTACGACGGCACCACCGTGTTCTGCGGGTCATCGGCATCGTCGTCGCCGTGCTGCTGGTGCTGGTGGTCATCGCGGGCGGGCTCGGGATCTGGACGGTCGTCCGGTCGTTCCCGCAGACCTCGGGGATGATCGACGTGCCCGGGCTGTCCTCGTCGGTCACGGTCACGCGGGACGACGCGGGCATCCCCCAGATCGAGGCGTCGACGGCCGACGACCTGTTCCGCGCGCAGGGCTACGTGCACGCGCAGGACCGGTTCTGGGAGATGGACTTCCGCCGCCACGTCACCTCCGGCCGGCTGGCCGAGATGTTCGGGGCCAGCCAGGTGCCGACGGACTCGTTCATCCGCACGCTCGGCTGGCGCACGGTCGCCGAGCAGGAGGTGAAGCTGCTCGACAAGACGCAGCTGCGCTACTACCAGGACTACGCGGACGGGGTGAACGCCTACCTCGCCAGGCACTCGGGCGCCGAGCTGTCGCTCGAATACGCGGTGCTCGGCCTGCAGAACCCGGGCTACACGCCGGAGAAGTGGACGCCCGCGGACTCGGTGGCGTGGCTGAAGGCGATGGCGTGGGACCTCCGCTCCAACCTCGAAGACGAGATCGACAGGGCGCTCCTGTCCACGAAGCTGAGCGCGCAGCAGATCGCGCAGCTGCACCCGGGATACCCGTACTCCACCCACCCGACGATCACCGCGGAGGGCAATGGGCACCCGGAGCGGACGACATCGGATGCGGCGGCCGACGCGAGCGACGGCACAGCGAGCGACGGTGCGGCGGGCGACAGCGCGGCGGCCACACCCACCACCTCGGCCTCCACGGCGACCACGTCCGCCTACGCGCCGGCGCTCACCCAGCTCGCGTCGAGCCTCGAGTCCCTCCCCACGCTGCTCGGTCCGGCCGGGAGCGACATCGGATCGAACTCGTGGGTCGTCTCCGGCGCGCACACCGCGAGCGGCAAGCCGCTGCTCGCGAACGATCCGCATCTCGGCGCGACCATGCCGTCCGTCTGGTATCAGATCGGCCTGCACTGCCGCACCGTCGGGCCGGAGTGCCCGTTCGACGTCGCCGGGTTCAGCTTCTCCGGCCTGCCCGGTGTCGTGATCGGGCACAACAACCGCATCGCCTGGGGCTTCACCAACCTCGGTCCGGACGTCGCCGACCTCTACGAGGAGAAGGTCACCGGGAACACATACGAGTACGACGGCCAGCAGGTCCCCCTGACTATCAGGAAGGAAACGATCCGGGTGGCCGGAGGGAAGGACGTGCACCTCACCGTGCGATCCACCCGTCACGGCCCGATCGTCACCGACCTCACCGACGGGTTCGGGATCATCGCGAAAGACCAGGCGGGCAAGCTCGGTGTCCCCGCCCAGAAGTTCCAGCTGTCGCTGCAATGGTCGGCGCTCACTCCCGGGCCGACCGCCGGCGCGATCTTCGCATTCGACACGGCGACGGACTGGACCAGCTTCCGCGCGGCCGCCGCGAACTTCCAGGTTCCGTCGCAGAACCTCATTTACGCCGACGTGGACGGCAACATCGGCTACCAGGCGCCCGGCAGCGTGCCGATCCGCGCATCCGGAGACGGCACCGTGCCCGTCCCCGGCTGGACCAGCGCGTACGGCTGGACAGGCACCATCCCGTACGACGACCTCCCGTCGGTCTACAACCCGCCGAGCGGCGTCATCGTCACCGCGAACAACGCCGCCGTCGGGCCGGACTTTCCGCACCTCATCACCAAGGACTGGGAGTACGGTTACCGGGCCAACCAGATCCAGGTGCGGCTCGACGCCCTGATTGCGGCGGGCACGAAGATCACCGCGGCGGACTCCGCGGCCATCCAGGCCGACAAGTACGACGCGAACGCCGCGACCCTGGTGCCGATCATCCGGGCCATCGGCGACAAGGCCGACCCGTCGTCCGGGGCGTACCGCGCGGCCCAGCTGCTGGCCGGCTGGAACTTCCACGACGACGCGGACAGCCCGGCGGCGGCGTACTTCAACGTGTTCTGGCGCACCCTGCTGCAGGATGCGTTCGGGCGCAAGCTCCCCGCCTCCGCCCCTCCGGTGGGCGGCGACCGGTGGTTCGCGGTGGTGCAGAACCTGGTGAAGGCCGAGGACTCGTCCTGGTGGGTCGACAAGAAACTCGGCACGAGCAGCAGGGACTCGATGTTCGAGATCGTCGCGGAGAAGGCGTGGACGGAGGCCGGGCGACTGATGGGCAGCGACCAGACCCGGTGGCGCTGGGACAGCATCCACACCATCGAGCTGACGAACGCGAGCTTCGGCGAATCCGGGATCGCCCCGATCGAGTGGCTGTTCAACCGGGGGCCGTACCCGGTCGGCGGCAGTTCGAGCGTGGTGGATGCGGTGGGCTGGGACGCCTCCGTCGGCTACCAGGTGGACTGGGTGCCGTCGATGCGTCAGGTGATCGACCTGAGCGACTTCGACAAGAGCACCTGGATCAACCTCACCGGCGCATCCGGGCACGCGTTCAGCCCGCACTACACCGACCAGACTCCGCTCTGGCAGCACAACCAGACCAGGCCGTGGCCGTTCAGTCGCGCTGCGGTCTCCGCCGCGGCGGACACCACCCTCACGCTCCGCCCCGCGACGCGCTGA